Genomic window (Oncorhynchus mykiss isolate Arlee chromosome 21, USDA_OmykA_1.1, whole genome shotgun sequence):
aaggccctaaaaactgtcaaagaccccagccaccccagtcattgactgttctctctactaccgcatggcaagctgtaccggagtgccaagtctaggacaaaaaggcttctcaacagttttcacccctaagccataagactcctgaacaggtaatcaaatggctacccggactatttgcatcgtgtcccccccccccccccaacccctcttttatgctgctgctactctctgtttatcatatatgcagtcactttaactatacattcatatacatatgtacatactacctcaattggcccgaccaaccagtgctcccgcacattagCTAACCGGACAGTCTGCATTATGTCCCGCTACCCATCAACCcctctttacgctactgctactctctgttcatcatatatgcatagtcacttgaacCAATTctccatgtacatactacctcaatcagcctgactaaccggtgtctgtatgtagcctcgctacttttagagcctcactactgtatatagcctcgctactgtttttcactgtctttttactgttgtttttatttatttacttattctTTACTTActttattgttcacctaataccttttttgcacgattggttagagcctgtaagtaagcatttcactgtaaggtctaaacctgttgtattcagagcaagtaacaaataaactttgatttgacattagcctcaacagcactctgtagggtagcaccatggtgtagccggaggacagctagcttccgtctgggtacactgacttcaatacacaacctaggaggctcatggttctcacccctttccatagacttacacagtaattatgacaatttCCAGAGGATGTCCTCCAGCTTATCAAAGcttttgcagcatgaactgacatgttgtccacccaatcaaagaagCTGAGAattaatatagtactgaaagcataagatacagctagctagcactacaATACAATGAGGTGAGTAATTGACTGAAACGGAGAGAAAGAcagtagttgaacagttttgaacaaattaatttcttccaaaatgatgGAGAAGCAAGAGATTTCGTAATTTATTTtcgctttcagtttcacttacttagctagcaaatgcagctagatagtttagcctactgaaacacctgctcaaacagagggacactatgttagctagctggctatgactttccaatacaacactggaactcttccaagtcaaggtaagcttttggatTTCACTCATTTATTGTCACAGGGCCCGTCTGTGTAACTGCTTaatgactgtacactgtaacgtaACTGCAtaattgtagcgggtttactaaggcATTTGTtgtattagctatgctgactatgatgttactttaacTAATACGGTGACAACGATGTCGGCTGTGTGTAGCGTTTATggtttcgcctggtcacatacagctgtttgaagtccacaaacgaaggaaagagaaggaatacaacgtggctgttaTGAGAGTGTACTCTGTTGACACGTGATCAGGGCTGAATTCTTTCTgttgattctgttgaaaaacatttcttaaacggacGCAAACGGAATAAAACGAGGATAAACattcctgaatttgtccaatagaaactcagctagatgcaggcaagagggtACAATGCTatattgaatgtcactgtctgtcacctcaaatctgtctctcgacctgtgtgcacctacattgtaaactttaattcataggctaagttgtagcaacctcatgatggctatagggaaaatttgagtatcatgcgGTTgtctaaacctatcgctgttacattgaactgggtgaatggaatatgaataagagtcatccaatatgctgtaatagaaataaggccaggTTCATGAAaaaataattgtcctccctcatcttaaacgggaCTGATCGCCACTGGTGAGAATTgtctctacagtgccttcagaaagcattcacacagccttttccacattttgttgtgttacagcccgaacaaaacatttctgaaatttagattttgttgtcgccggcctacacacaataccccataatgtcaaagagtacaaatgaataaaaaatgtaaaactgacatGTCTTGAGtctataagtattcaacccctttgttatgttgcccggagaggaaggaaaccgctcagggatttcaccatgaggccaatggtgactttttaaattaactttatgtcctgaatacaaagcgttatgtttcaggcaaatccaacacaacacatcactgattaCTACACTTCATatgttcaagcatggtggtggctgcatcatgttattggcATACTTGCCATCTGCAAGGACAAGggagctctttttttttttataaagaaaactgaataaagctaagcacaggcaaaacccAAGAGGAACACCTGGTTCCGtcagctttccaacagacactggagatgcttaccaagatgacattgaatgttcttaAGTGCCCTAGTATAGtgttgacttaaattggcttgaaaatctatgtcaagaattaaatgactgtctagcaatgatgaacaaccaatttgacagagcttgaataattttcaAAAGATGGATCTGCAAATATTGTGTTATCCAAGTATGCGAAACTCTTGAGATTTAGGGACAATTCAGGCTTAATCCAAAGATGTGGCCGGAGGCGCAGTATGGCTTgtgtgacgcaattgcggagGCAAAATCAATACGGAGGGCTCCGTATAGCTCTGCATTtacatgattggttgacagtaGGTGAGAgcaggaggtcctgtataaacacaaactcacttccttgacaacagctcgGAGCTGCTCGGCGAAGCACAAGTATGAAATCCCTGATTCTGCAGAGTCCACATCACCATAAATTCTGCACGGCCAATGCAGATTGAACATGCAGCGTCtttcacccagaaagactcacagctgtcatcgcTGGCAAAGGTCATTCTAATATGTATTGACTCAAAGGATTAATAAATACATAtgtaatgttttatttttcatatttttacacattttaatcctactttgtaacacaacaaaatttggaaaaagtcaaagggtgtgtatactttcagaaggcactggaTATGAAGGTCTTGAGAAGTAACATCACTTGTCCAACTTGTTCAAGAAATGATTTGCTCATCTGTTGGATGAAGGAATGATGCTAACATGGACTAATTCATGCTTTCATACCGTCTTCAGGGAATACTGTGTCTGTTTAACGTAAATTGGGTATTAACTGAGCACTTTGTAGAATTTGTTTTTGAAACATCTTTGTCAATTCATAAATGCTATTGCAATAATAATCAAGGCTCAATATCATATTATTCATAATAATCAAATATTTATTTCAACTTATTcagtactgtacaataaaatCTATTTACAGTGAACTCCCAGTTCAGTTACATGGCAGAGTAGAGGGGTGGACAGTCCCCCTTGGAAACCTGTTCCCACCTTTCAGTCTTGAAATAAGTTTTACAGGCATCATATACCCTACATAAACACCAAACTTTGGAACCTCTCTAAAAGgatgacaaaaatatatattcggGCCACATTTATCAATGTCCAAAAGGAAACCTCTCCATCATATTCTTTAGTTATAGCATTAGAGTCCACAAAAGTGTGCCATAAAAACATATCATTTATTATATCCTTTGATTTATTTAAATGATAGAGAGAAAGACCTCTGAATATTTCCCTTCAGGAGGTAATTTCATACCATTTTTGACACAGTCATTCTGCTGAGGGCAGTGGTAGGTTGCCCAGCTTTCTGCAAGGATCCTCACAATAGCACCCATGGAAATTCAATTAAAATTAATTTGTGCATGTAATAACACATTAAAGGTTTGCGTAATACCGATCTCGGTTCTCAAAATCTCTGTAGGCAAAATTGGCATCCTTCTTGTCATGTGGGATGCGGCCAAAGGGGGCGTGGTCATTGAAGCAGGTATCGAATACCTCGTCCACcactttctctgcctcctctcggCTCACCTTCCTAACAGCAAGGATGGAGCGCAAGGCACGTCCCCGAACACATTCCTGATAGGTAGTAGTGTATGGGTTAGGTAGGGAGTTCTTCATGTGAATATTGGCCATCATAAGCACTTCTTGTTAATCGCTAAGCACTGAAAAAGGCAGTGCTATACTTGCCATTACATTCAACTACAGTTTCAACTAAACCAGTTGTCAATTCAGACATACCAATTCACACGATGGGAAAATCATGTTATCCTATACCATGAAGGATACTAGTTGACTGAAATACATACAAGTAAGAATGTAATTGTGTATGCAGTGAATTGACATTATCGCCAGATATTACCTGATGGTGCTTCTTGAGGCCAAAGTTGAACCTGGATACTTCATTGTGGAAGGAGCAATCCCCACTAAGATTGGCTGCTCGAATCTGAAAAATAAGAGCATAACTTCCTTTAAAACACAATTAAAACTGAGCACAAACACAATGCCCATAACATGCACGTTTATCTCTTGGTCTCACCTCTGAGCAGGCCAAGTGCTTGAAGTTGTTAAACCAATCCACATGCGCCCGGCAGTGGTCAAAGGCATGGATGAGCTCATGTGTAACCACCCGGTTCATGTGGGACTGCTGGTGAATATTATTCTGACACAAAACAATCTAGAAttgagagtggggggggggggggggggggtaaatggtATCTTACAGATGTGATACAAAGTACACAGTGTAGCATGTGAACCTGTACACAAAGGTAACGGTTCTAGCTGTCTTACTTGTGATGATGTTGCATCAAAACCACCACTGACAGTCCCATCACAGTCTTCACAGGAGAAATGTCTATCTTTGTACACCGCACTGAAGAGACAGGATAATACTTCACAAAGGGGTGGCATAATGATGTCAAATGTACATTAGCATGAAAAAAAACCCTAACATTATAACGGCATGATATGGCTATTACATcacatgtcaaactcattccacggagggccgagtgtctgtgggtttcCGCTCAACCCCTGTACTTGACTGATGAATTAAAGGTCagtaattagtaaggaactctcctcacctgaTTGTGTTTTTCCTTTCATTTCAAATCTagacagacactcggccctccatagaatgagtttgacacccgcGTTACATAGTGAGTacacaaaatattaggaacacctgctctttccattacaaattgaccaagtgaaagctatgatccttttttgatgtcacttgttaaatccacatcaGTGTAGatcagtggtattcaaagtcggGGTCGCGACCCCACTAGGGAACTGCAGTGTGGTCGCCAATtaaaaattaataaataaataatgaatacaaatattAAGAGGacagattattgtatgggacaatttACAAACATTTTGGAGAGTAGATCATTTGAAAGATAACATTTTaggtaaatgtatttattggtttctcCACCATAAGCTGTCTtcttagagaatttggcattacgtccaactggcctcagaaccgcagaccatgtgtaaccacgccagcccaggacctccacatccggcatcttcacctgcgggatcgtcagagaccagccacctgaacaGCTGACA
Coding sequences:
- the atp23 gene encoding mitochondrial inner membrane protease ATP23 homolog isoform X2 — protein: MDQNKPQEEDYGYNLFPERNSGKFQKGSIAESLFTFNHKCQVMLQFAMETSPYAKLLLGAMKSSGCAVYKDRHFSCEDCDGTVSGGFDATSSQNNIHQQSHMNRVVTHELIHAFDHCRAHVDWFNNFKHLACSEIRAANLSGDCSFHNEVSRFNFGLKKHHQECVRGRALRSILAVRKVSREEAEKVVDEVFDTCFNDHAPFGRIPHDKKDANFAYRDFENRDRYYANL
- the atp23 gene encoding mitochondrial inner membrane protease ATP23 homolog isoform X1 — its product is MDQNKPQEEDYGYNLFPERNSGKFQKGSIAESLFTFNHKCQVMLQFAMETSPYAKLLLGAMKSSGCAVYKDRHFSCEDCDGTVSGGFDATSSQIVLCQNNIHQQSHMNRVVTHELIHAFDHCRAHVDWFNNFKHLACSEIRAANLSGDCSFHNEVSRFNFGLKKHHQECVRGRALRSILAVRKVSREEAEKVVDEVFDTCFNDHAPFGRIPHDKKDANFAYRDFENRDRYYANL
- the atp23 gene encoding mitochondrial inner membrane protease ATP23 homolog isoform X4 — encoded protein: MDQNKPQEEDYGYNLFPERNSGKFQKGSIAESLFTFNHKCQVMLQFAMETSPYAKLLLGAMKSSGCAVYKDRHFSCEDCDGTVSGGFDATSSQNNIHQQSHMNRVVTHELIHAFDHCRAHVDWFNNFKHLACSEEVMLLFFRFEQPILVGIAPSTMKYPGSTLASRSTIRNVFGDVPCAPSLLLGR
- the atp23 gene encoding mitochondrial inner membrane protease ATP23 homolog isoform X3; protein product: MDQNKPQEEDYGYNLFPERNSGKFQKGSIAESLFTFNHKCQVMLQFAMETSPYAKLLLGAMKSSGCAVYKDRHFSCEDCDGTVSGGFDATSSQIVLCQNNIHQQSHMNRVVTHELIHAFDHCRAHVDWFNNFKHLACSEEVMLLFFRFEQPILVGIAPSTMKYPGSTLASRSTIRNVFGDVPCAPSLLLGR